A window of the Bactrocera neohumeralis isolate Rockhampton unplaced genomic scaffold, APGP_CSIRO_Bneo_wtdbg2-racon-allhic-juicebox.fasta_v2 cluster09, whole genome shotgun sequence genome harbors these coding sequences:
- the LOC126764247 gene encoding uncharacterized protein LOC126764247, which produces MESDGSKITKPKRVRKAPYRKWSNEEQQKLITYMRDNRPIEKPTAQVYYKQFSETQNLRLDWSLVRLKARHLRQCYTKARAWQNSTGAGAMQDGESTESNLKINCLV; this is translated from the exons atgGAATCTGATGGAAGCAAAatt ACCAAACCAAAACGTGTACGCAAAGCACCGTACAGGAAATGGAGCAATGAGGAGCAACAGAAATTAATTACCTACATGCGAGACAACCGTCCGATTGAAAAGCCGACAGCACAGGTGTATTACAAACAAttttcagaaacacaaaatctGCGGTTGGATTGGTCTTTAGTGAGGCTAAAGGCAAGGCACTTGCGCCAATGCTATACAAAAGCACGAGCTTGGCAGAATTCGACCGGAGCAGGTGCCATGCAAGACGGCGAATCAACAGaaagtaatttgaaaataaattgtttggtataa